Sequence from the Trichoplusia ni isolate ovarian cell line Hi5 chromosome 1 unlocalized genomic scaffold, tn1 tig00000312_group0, whole genome shotgun sequence genome:
AACCCAGCTCCTAGAGTGggcttttatttaatgttgcaCATTTCCATATTTTTAGACAAATAGTACACACATGGGCTACATTGGGTTTATTTTTTGCTGCAATCCATATTCCtaattgaaacaatattatgGAAAACAAATAGGTGGTTCAACTCTTACCTGCCCATGTCTCAATTTGATGTTATCTAACATTTTGCAATCTAATAAATCTTGTTCTGCCGTTTGAAGGTAAAATATTAGGCTGGGGGGGGGAGATTATTTTACTTGACTTCCCTTTATCTAGTCTACATTGTAAGTTTTTGATTGAAGAGGAttgtcaaattgttttaaatttactttttattattttaacatatttcttaTAACATCTTCCTTAAATCCATCACCCTGCATCCATCATCCAACATCCATCATCCAACATCCATCATACTGCATCCatcatcctgcatccatcatcctgcatccatcatcctgcatccatcatcctgcatccatcatccaATATCCATCATCCAACATCCatcatcctgcatccatcatccaACATCCATCATCCAACATCCAAcatcctgcatccatcatcctgcatccatcatccaACATCCATCATCCTGCATCCATCGTCCTACATCCATCGTCCAACATCCAACATCCATCGTCCAACATCCATCAACCAACATCCATCATCCAACATCTatcatcctgcatccatcatccatcatccaacatccatcatcctgcatccatcatcctgcatccatcatcctgcatccatcatcctGCATCCATCGTCCTGCATCCACCAACCTGCATCCATCATCCTGCATCCATCGTCCTACATCCATCGTCCAACATCCATCATCCAACATCTATCATCCTGCATCCAGCATCCATCGTCCTACATCCATCGTCCAACATCCATCATCCAACATCCATCAACCATCATCCATCATCCAACATCTATCATCCTGCATCCAGCATCCATCGTCCTACATCCATCATCCAACATCCACTGGTATTCTACTTGAGAAGACAGTGCAGCGATTTGCCTGTGGGTCTTGAGAAAATGTACACAAgtcttcataataaaatatgttttaagtgtACCACTTGTTACAGATTTTGATTCTTTGTTCTGCTATGTCATATGTATAGTATTGTTTTCAGTTTCTGGCGGCGACATACCCCAACAAGTGTGGGTGGTGTGTGGACTGGTATGATGAGCTGTATCTGTTGTTCGACGGCTGCCTGCAGTACTACTACCTCAAACATTATGGTGAGTCACCTGTAGTTACCCAAGACTAGTAGACAAAACTATGAGACAGAGCTAATCaagttttttatacaaatttcaGCTGCTTCGTTCTCTGAAAGCTTCTACGGTCTGTTGCGTGTGCCCGTCTCCAGCTCCAGTGAGTTCAGCAGCGGGCAGCAGCTGCCGCTGCACTTGGAGAAGGCCTCGCTGGCGCTGCTGGTGCTGTTGCCCTACATCAGGGATAAGGTCGAGAAGGTTGTGGACCGGTGGAGAGAGGACAACGAGGAAGGCAGGTTGGGAAAGGTAAACCAAAATCCAAGGTGTTTTGGTTTATAATATAGGTGTTGGTAATTGCGATTGGCGTCATATTTAAAGGTACATGGcacttattcatttttttttgtaccataTTTCTGCGTGGTCAATAAATGTCATCATAATCAGTCTAgtcttttctcaactatgttgggtcggCTTCTAGCCTAATTGGAagcagctaagtactagtgctAATGAAGTATGAACAACAGCTGGACCCACATTtgatgtgccttccgaaacaagatGGAACTCGTataacatagatggtcacccacgGACCTTAGTTAGCTTAGCCTGTGATTGATCAATTTGTGCGATTACATCGTAGCCATCATACAGTACATCATATGTAATGCCTGTATGGTGTGTTGTGTCAGTCTCGTGCAGACCGCGCCCGCCGCGTGGCGGTCCACTCGTACGCGGTAGTCCACACGGCTTCGGCGTGCGCGCGGCTGCTGGTGCTGGCGCGCTACGCGTGCGGCGCGCGCTGCGCCACGcccgcgctggccgcgctgcgCCTCGCGCTGCGGGACGCGCCGCCGCGGGAGGACGCCGGCGGCTGGGGGGATACCCTCAGGCATGCCGTCACCGGGGACATCGGGTGCGTGTGTATACATACTGAATGTTCTGTGTTCATAGTGGttttaggtttacgcgaatgttagacattgaaataaaactacttttacggattttatcgcggcatgcctgtgaccatgatacctgcaaaggtaacgtcgggaactaaaatctaaaattaaaccgcgataaaatccgtaaaagtagtttcatttcaatgctCTGTGTTCATTTTAAACTTGGTACCCGTTAAGTAAAATTGGCACGCGAAATGTTTGCAAAAAGAGAACAGTCAACGCCGATCATCCATTTTCGCGTATAGTGGACAAGAGAGTTCAACCTCTTTCATATATTGCCTAATGCACACGAATCTTTATCAGAACGCgacctacttttatttttttattctttaaaaaacgaCTGCCAGATTATggattttaatctttgtatcgcgggggatttcacaaacatacaaatcacgtgcaaaaagacactcagactcagaagcATACGTGAATCACacatatgcttgtcctacaAGGTAATCGAAACCGCGTCTCGACTCGACTCGGGTATTTCCCGTGATGACCTATCCGTTCCTTATTTGTAATGGGTTAGGGTATGTTTGTCGGTGCTACAGGTCCGCAGTGTCGTCGCTGCCCGCGCTGGGCTCGCTGGCGCTGCGCGGCGCGGAGTGGGGCGCCTTCTGCGTGCAGCTGCTGCGCTGGTGGAGCGCGAGGGCAGACCACCAGCAGGCCTTgcccacgccgccgccgcccaagGTACACACTACACACTTGTAGTGAAACAAAAGTGTTACGTCCTTCCAAAAATCATATATACTAATATCTTCCTTTCCTTTTATATCAGCGTGAAGATCAAGCGCTGCGTTGGAAAAACAAGTGTCCTTTATGCCTTCAATCATGGAAGATACCTACAGTACTGCCTGTGTCTGGGTAAgcattctttattaatattaaaattacataacttCAATACTCTTTCATTCTAATTGTCACTTATCTCCTCGTAGCTACATATTCTGCTACATCTGTATCTCGCGTCACGTCCGCGCGCACTCGTCGTGTCCCGTCACGCGCTGTCCCGCCGCCGAGACCTCGCTCGTCAGGCTCTACATCGACTAGCACAACTAACTATGTAGTAACGAGTGTCAAGAAACGTAGGAACTGAATATATTATCAACATAATGTATTGTGGATTTAGCTCAAGCGCACAATGAAGGTACCTAACTAAAACGATTATTGTAAAATCGAAAAACATAGTCAATATCTGGTGCAACGTCAATACTCGACTGTTTGTCTCTATTAGCCTAATTAATTAAACGATTTAGATGTAATCGAGTAGATATTCTAATCGACTAATAGGTCATTTAGTCGattttataaagcaaaaaaaatcgcAGTTCTTTTTAAGCCGATAGCTTGTAATGAACACAAAGAACTGCGATTTATTGTTTAGTGaattgttcataaaaaataactaaatattacatattagaCATGACATGTGTTGGTCGAGACTTTTGAAGACTGGTAACATACCCAGTTATTTGGAATAACATTTTACTGTTTcgttactaaattaaaatctacgAGAATTAGCTTGTTAGTGTTTTACCATAAGGAGCTCTGAGGGTCCTTACCCTCAGAGCTCCTTATGGtaaaacacatacaaacacacttaaACACAGCATAAGGTGCAAGTTAAGTCGTGTTTAGGGATATAGAAAACGTAGAGTATAAGACATGAATTCCTCTTGAATCGCGTATGGGTAGGTTAGTTATAATAGTTAGCTTCGCTGGTAAAGAGTCGCTGGTTCGAGTTCTGACTGAAGTTTTGAATTTTCAATTCTATTACattgtatttaagtaaaaaataattataaatgttgccATATTTTTAACTAGCCACAGCCTGCAGTGTTACCCACTGCTTGTTATATACATTGATGCTTGCTCATACTCTAAGAAGGCTACATTCCTCAGGATAAAAAGAATCTTTATGTATCTTGTATTATCCTATCTTGTCTTTGTTAGCTACATccaaaattttatcacaattggTTCAGCCTTAGAAGCATGACCACCGCACACAGTCACAAACAAAGGcctttaaaatataagtgtGATGATGACAAATTTTGATTTAACAGTAGCTCAATtgacttaattataataatttatttgtatatattgATGTTTTTATATCACGCGACCAATAGGATGATGTtgtgagaaaaatgttttataaattaaaatttgtgttatGGTCATTAATGGTTGTGGAAGTTTTAGATATGAGAAGTTGCTTTGGAATTTAAAGACTGTTTCAATATGAAATGGATAATGGTGATGTAGTATACTTGCCTCTGTAACCAAGTGGCATCAGTACAATGATTTATGTCAATAGATGACacgatgacaggtcaaagtcacgtgatcTATCAAAGCGAAATGTCATTACTTATTGATTAGCGATTGTAGATGGGTTACTTGGCCAAAGTGGCACAATACAGGTAGAGATAATT
This genomic interval carries:
- the LOC113506118 gene encoding peroxisome assembly protein 12-like, producing YCFQFLAATYPNKCGWCVDWYDELYLLFDGCLQYYYLKHYAASFSESFYGLLRVPVSSSSEFSSGQQLPLHLEKASLALLVLLPYIRDKVEKVVDRWREDNEEGRLGKSRADRARRVAVHSYAVVHTASACARLLVLARYACGARCATPALAALRLALRDAPPREDAGGWGDTLRHAVTGDIGSAVSSLPALGSLALRGAEWGAFCVQLLRWWSARADHQQALPTPPPPKREDQALRWKNKCPLCLQSWKIPTVLPVSGYIFCYICISRHVRAHSSCPVTRCPAAETSLVRLYID